The stretch of DNA gaaaaaatttggttgcttatatagggaatcactgaagcgtgactagaGCGGGCctcctcttaggtcagtcagtgggcccccacttatgaaaatttctggatccgccactgatggaGCTTGTCTAAAATTTCTCTTTCATATTTTAAACACAATAAATGTTTACTTCAATATCAAGTGAGACTACGTGCATTACAGATTTATCTCTTAATTTCGCTTTTAGGCCCAGTCCTAGAAGAATCTGTTTTTCTCTCTCTGTCTCAGTGATGCTATCCCcttatttatagtctttttatcTTTAAACATTGGACCACCATTCATTCGTGTAAGATTTCTAAAAATTCTGATTTTATACCTATTTAGAgtgagttttattttttttttacatttacatttatatgtaAGAAGCTACAAAGGATTTTCCCCATTCTTGTTATACTTTGATGTAAGaatttgaacaaaaataattCGAGTTATTAGGCTACCAATGCAGTATTCTAACACTGATGACAAATCTAACTTATATAATAGTTATTTGTACAAACATTTATAATAATGTAAGGCTATTACATGTACCAAACTTACATCTAAGATAGGTAATACTTGAGCTTCAATCCACTCAGCATCTAGAGACTTTGGTGGAAGTTGTTCATAGAAATGCAAAGCGTCTAATTTACCCAGTATCTCTTTTATAACAGTTCCTGTCTCCGATATTATGCCGTTTGGGTCGTATTCTAATTTCGGATCGTGAATAGCTGCCAGCTTGTTTGACACATAGTTACACGGGCAAATATCATATCCTTGTAAACCTTTCAAACCGATATTAGCAATCCCACCAAGATTAATGCATATCTCGTTGTCGCTAAACAAGAATTTTTCTCCATTTGGGACCAGAGGTGCGCCTTGTCCCCCGAGAGCTACATCTTTGTTCCGGAAGTTGCATACAAAAGGTTGTTTAAGGTAATGGGCTGACGTTTCTCCTTCTCCAAGCTGGAACGTGTATCCAAGGTTAGGTTGGTGGAAAATTGTGTGTCCGTGCGATGCAACACAATCGAGATTTTTTATATCTTCATGCTCAACAAAGTCTTTTACCGTTTTACCAATGAAATGTCCATACTCTAAATGCAGTTTTATTAAATCTTCACCCATAAGTTCCTTAGCTGATCGTAGTTTTGATTTCCAGTCAGTATCATATGAGACAGTAATAGCTTTCAGTATCCGGTATTGCCATTTATCAGTTTCGATATCCCCAGTAAATTCAACATAACATAAGTCTATTCCATCCAGAGATGAACCAGACATACAACCAACTGTATAAAAGGAAACCATTTTTCACCCTAGTAAAGATATGTCAATGTTTACATTTCAAGTTCACCAAATGTTCAACGGTTTATTATCTATAAATAGTAGTGATTCGTATGTTTAACAAAGTTATCAGTATTCGGACAGCGTACATATCCATAACACGTACTTTACTGCAGCTTAACGGGAAAAACAGACGAAAAGTTATATAAATGGTCAAGgcaaagttttaatttttaaaaatcatacaggaAAAGAGCAGTATACATTTTACAATTTAACAATGGGCATGTTAACACCAGTTGGGGCAGTTCTTCTATATATCAAATGTCGCCACAGAGATATGCAGTTTTATCACGTTTTATCAACTCCTCATCCCTACGTTCCTCTGCTAATCGTAGTTTTAATTCTATTCGACATAGCGATTTGATACAACTCTGAAATCCTACACAACAATGCAACAATTCTATACAGCTTGTATAATTCTGTACAAGTTTGTAGCTCTATATATATTAAACACCTTTGCAACTATATACAACACTGTAATTCTATACTGAGATATATACAGTTTTATCCGCTAGTCGTAGCTTGTCACTTCCATTTAAGACATTCACAATTGCATTGTTTTAAGGAATAGCAGAGCTATATATACTGTCTCATATGATAGTGGAAATCAAAAGTATACAATTAGCAATAAAACtaaattaatatgtttatatttgtgaCAAAGGATTTAGTACTAATTC from Mytilus galloprovincialis chromosome 2, xbMytGall1.hap1.1, whole genome shotgun sequence encodes:
- the LOC143062867 gene encoding anhydro-N-acetylmuramic acid kinase-like, translating into MVSFYTVGCMSGSSLDGIDLCYVEFTGDIETDKWQYRILKAITVSYDTDWKSKLRSAKELMGEDLIKLHLEYGHFIGKTVKDFVEHEDIKNLDCVASHGHTIFHQPNLGYTFQLGEGETSAHYLKQPFVCNFRNKDVALGGQGAPLVPNGEKFLFSDNEICINLGGIANIGLKGLQGYDICPCNYVSNKLAAIHDPKLEYDPNGIISETGTVIKEILGKLDALHFYEQLPPKSLDAEWIEAQVLPILDTTQNSIPDLLMTYTEHVTNRLTEACKLARDSLHAENKLKPENVLKVLVTGGGAFNKHLIRLLEGKLQDQGFILEQVDEVTIAFKEALIFAFLGLRCLLNQTNVFHSVTGSKADSVSGSIHRPAHFVNSDSRIIRYLLEKNKDRQTSCT